A stretch of the Sinorhizobium alkalisoli genome encodes the following:
- a CDS encoding L,D-transpeptidase family protein, with the protein MFMKNMISPAASLMLALCTTASAQELRPEDINNAPIASAQSERPSSGSPRPDPSIIRLQVLLDRAGSSPGVIDGYDGANVTKAVKAFEAMQGLPVDGTLDQDVLARLSDDAASVGSHVVSDEDARDLVDSIPEDYSMQAKMDHLEYTSVAEKLSERFHMDIDLLRALNPGSSFAVGDTVSVVLPGLAKEGSVERIEVRKRAGQVLAYAGDGSLLTAYPATIGSDETPSPSGIHKVKGVARMPPYVYNPTVNFQQGDNSERLTLPPGPNNPVGSVWIDLTQPTYGIHGTPEPSLIGKAGSHGCVRLTNWDAEELAAMVKPGVAVEFVE; encoded by the coding sequence ATGTTCATGAAGAACATGATCTCGCCCGCCGCATCCCTGATGCTGGCCCTCTGCACCACGGCCAGTGCTCAGGAGCTTCGTCCGGAAGACATCAACAATGCGCCCATCGCCTCTGCCCAGTCGGAGCGACCGTCGAGTGGTTCACCACGCCCCGATCCGTCCATCATTCGTCTCCAGGTTCTCCTGGATCGTGCGGGTTCATCTCCCGGCGTGATCGACGGCTACGACGGCGCCAATGTCACCAAAGCCGTCAAGGCATTCGAAGCCATGCAAGGTCTGCCCGTCGACGGAACGCTGGACCAGGACGTCCTCGCCCGCCTGTCGGATGACGCGGCCAGCGTCGGGAGCCACGTCGTTTCGGACGAAGATGCCAGGGATCTCGTCGACAGCATTCCCGAAGACTATTCGATGCAAGCCAAGATGGATCACCTTGAATATACAAGCGTAGCGGAGAAACTGTCCGAGCGCTTTCACATGGACATCGACCTTCTCAGGGCCCTTAATCCCGGCTCGTCATTTGCCGTCGGAGACACGGTTTCGGTCGTCCTGCCCGGGCTAGCCAAGGAGGGCTCGGTCGAACGTATAGAAGTTCGCAAAAGGGCGGGCCAAGTCCTGGCGTATGCGGGCGACGGTTCGCTGCTTACCGCCTATCCCGCAACGATTGGCAGCGACGAAACGCCTTCACCGTCGGGCATCCACAAAGTCAAGGGAGTCGCCCGGATGCCCCCTTACGTCTACAATCCCACGGTCAACTTCCAGCAGGGCGACAACAGCGAGCGCCTGACGCTGCCCCCTGGGCCGAACAACCCGGTAGGAAGCGTGTGGATCGACCTGACGCAGCCGACCTACGGGATTCACGGCACGCCGGAACCGTCCCTCATCGGCAAGGCCGGATCACATGGATGCGTTCGTCTGACGAACTGGGATGCCGAGGAACTGGCTGCTATGGTCAAGCCGGGAGTCGCCGTCGAGTTC